The proteins below come from a single Zea mays cultivar B73 chromosome 8, Zm-B73-REFERENCE-NAM-5.0, whole genome shotgun sequence genomic window:
- the LOC100272376 gene encoding 4-coumarate--CoA ligase-like 5 has protein sequence MSIGAVVSPANPASTAEEYTHMVALSRPVVALAAPEVAAKLPRNLRCVVIGSNEYKSLSSAGGVAPSPPVAVKQSDTAAVLYSSGTTGRVKAAAVSHRNLIAVISAHRNNRVIAEKEAAEAGEEPLPPTVTLFPLPLFHVFGFMMLLRSVAMGETAVLMDRFDFIAALRAIERYRVTLLPAAPPVLVAMIKSEEARRCDLSSLLFIGIGGAPLGREVAERFAAIFPNIELIQGYGLTETSGSVASTVGPDECKAYGSVGKLASHLEAKIVDPSTGEVLGPGQRGELWVRGPVVMKGYVGDDEATAATVDSEGWLKTGDLCYFNEDGLLYIVDRLKELIKYKGYQVPPAELEHILNSHPDIMDAAVIPYPDEDAGQLPMAFIVRKPGSNLTEQQVMDFVAKQVAPYKKVRRVAFVSAIPKSPAGKILRRELVEQAVSMGTSKL, from the exons ATGTCCATCGGCGCTGTCGTCTCGCCTGCCAACCCGGCGTCCACCGCCGAGGAGTACACGCACATGGTCGCGCTCTCCAGACCGGTCGTCGCGCTCGCGGCTCCCGAGGTGGCCGCTAAGCTTCCGAGGAACCTCAGGTGCGTTGTCATCGGCTCGAATGAGTACAAGAGCCTCTCCTCCGCCGGCGGCGTAGCGCCGTCCCCGCCGGTGGCGGTGAAGCAGTCCGACACGGCGGCCGTACTGTACTCGTCGGGCACCACGGGCCGGGTCAAGGCCGCCGCGGTCTCGCACCGCAACCTCATCGCGGTGATCAGCGCGCACAGGAACAACCGGGTTATAGCGGAGAAGGAGGCTGCCGAGGCCGGCGAGGAGCCGCTCCCGCCTACGGTGACGCTGTTCCCCCTCCCACTCTTCCACGTATTCGGGTTCATGATGCTGCTGAGGTCGGTGGCCATGGGGGAGACTGCCGTCCTCATGGACCGATTCGACTTCATCGCAGCGCTGCGCGCCATTGAGCGGTACCGCGTCACGCTGCTGCCCGCGGCGCCCCCGGTGCTGGTGGCCATGATCAAGTCCGAGGAGGCGCGCCGCTGCGACCTCTCCTCCCTCCTCTTCATCGGCATCGGCGGTGCGCCCCTCGGCCGCGAGGTCGCCGAGCGCTTCGCCGCCATCTTCCCCAACATAGAACTCATTCAG GGCTACGGTCTGACGGAGACATCTGGTTCGGTGGCTTCGACGGTCGGGCCAGATGAATGCAAAGCGTACGGTTCGGTCGGGAAGCTGGCATCGCACTTGGAGGCAAAGATCGTCGATCCCTCCACCGGCGAGGTGCTTGGGCCAGGGCAGCGCGGCGAGCTCTGGGTCCGAGGACCAGTCGTCATGAAAG GTTATGTCGGTGACGACGAGGCTACTGCAGCAACAGTGGATTCAGAAGGCTGGTTGAAAACCGGTGACCTATGCTACTTCAACGAGGATGGGTTACTCTACATTGTTGATCGGTTGAAAGAGTTGATAAAGTACAAGGGATATCAG GTACCTCCTGCCGAACTGGAGCATATCCTGAATTCTCATCCTGATATCATGGACGCAGCAGTTATTCC TTATCCAGACGAAGACGCCGGGCAACTCCCAATGGCTTTTATAGTGAGGAAACCAGGGTCAAACCTTACCGAGCAACAAGTCATGGATTTCGTGGCTAAACAG GTCGCACCCTACAAGAAAGTTCGTCGAGTGGCCTTTGTTTCTGCAATTCCCAAATCGCCTGCTGGGAAGATCTTGCGGCGGGAGCTTGTAGAGCAGGCCGTGTCCATGGGTACCTCCAAGCTTTGA
- the LOC100191367 gene encoding DNA repair protein recA homolog 3, mitochondrial: MAILLRRASLRRVIAFAAASSSSSSLHSEIYKQGVCGSMFHCREFASKAKKKKSSGTDSDEESMSKKDLALHQAIDQITSAFGKGAIMWLGRSQGLRDVPVVSTGSFALDMALGTGGLPKGRVIEVYGPEASGKTTLALHVIAEAQKNGGYCAFVDAEHALDPALAESIGVDTNNLLVSQPDCAEQALSLVDTLIRSGSVDVVVVDSVAALVPKTELDGEMGDAHVALQARLMSQALRKLSHSLSLSQTVLLFINQIRAKVATFGFGGPTEVTSGGNALKFYASVRLNIRRIGFLKEGEETIGSQVAVKIVKNKHAPPFKTAQFELEFGKGICRSSELFELGLKHKLIQKTGGAYYRFNDMSFKGKNNLKSYLTENKSVANDLETKLRRLMGTEAPKEQEAEDSSPSDLPEEVVTPEASSEEDMGVVIEA, from the exons ATGGCGATCCTCCTTAGGCGCGCGTCGCTGCGGCGCGTCATCGCCttcgccgccgcctcctcctcctcctcttctttGCACTCTGAG ATTTATAAGCAAGGGGTTTGTGGATCCATGTTTCATTGCCGAGAGTTCGCATCAAAAG CCAAAAAAAAGAAGTCAAGTGGAACAGACTCCGATGAGGAGAGTATGTCAAAGAAAGACTTGGCTTTACACCAGGCTATCGATCAAATAACGTCTGCATTTGGGAAGGGGGCAATAATGTGGCTTGGGCGTTCGCAAGGCCTTAGAGATGTACCTGTTGTGTCTACTGGGTCTTTCGCTTTGGATATGGCTCTAGGAACTGGTGGTCTTCCAAAG GGGCGTGTCATAGAGGTCTATGGTCCAGAGGCTTCAGGCAAGACAACACTTGCTCTACATGTCATTGCAGAAGCACAAAAGAATGGGG GTTACTGTGCCTTTGTAGATGCAGAACACGCTTTGGATCCAGCTCTTGCAGAGTCAATTGGTGTTGACACTAACAATTTGCTCGTCTCTCAGCCAGACTGCGCTGAGCAAGCACTCAGTCTTGTGGACACACTGATTCGAAGTGGATCTGTTGATGTTGTTGTAGTAGACAGT GTAGCTGCGCTTGTTCCAAAGACTGAGCTTGATGGTGAGATGGGTGATGCACATGTTGCTCTTCAGGCTAGGTTGATGAGCCAAGCTCTTCGCAAGCTTAGCCACTCACTTTCACTTTCGCAGACAGTTTTGTTATTTATTAATCAG ATCAGGGCCAAGGTAGCCACATTTGGATTTGGAGGACCAACTGAGGTCACTTCTGGTGGTAACGCCTTGAAGTTTTATGCTTCTGTTCGCTTGAACATCAGGCGTATTGGTTTTTTAAAGGAAGGTGAAGAG ACAATAGGTAGTCAGGTTGCTGTGAAGATTGTAAAAAATAAGCATGCCCCACCCTTCAAGACTGCACAGTTTGAGCTTGAATTTGGAAAGGGGATATGCCGCAGTTCTGAGCTTTTTGAACTTGGGTTGAAGCACAAGCTTATCCAAAAGACTGGCGGTGCATATTATAGATTCAATGATATGAGTTTCAAAGGTAAAAATAACCTTAAATCTTACCTTACTGAAAACAAGAGTGTTGCAAATGATCTGGAGACGAAACTAAGGAGATTGATGGGAACCGAAGCACCTAAAGAGCAGGAGGCAGAAGACAGTTCGCCGAGTGATTTGCCTGAAGAGGTTGTCACACCTGAAGCATCCTCAGAAGAGGATATGGGAGTCGTAATCGAGGCTTGA